DNA sequence from the Daphnia pulex isolate KAP4 chromosome 8, ASM2113471v1 genome:
ATTTGACTGACAACATTATCAACTATCGAgatacacattttttcaaacttcagTAATGACAGAAACGAGCTAAACCAAGCCATTTAAGCAGTTACATGCCACCACCCACTATAAGACCACCGGATTATAATACTTCTGATGTATGTGTACAACTAACCCTATTATCACGGGACGGAACGTGATACAATTAATGGGGTGAACAACTAAATTACGTAGAGTCAACGTCCACAAAACTTTACATTCCAGTACAAGAATTTaacctttctttcttctcaagGCTTTACGGCCTTAGagcaaaaaataatgaagGCCTCTTGTGAGGATTGTTAGTGATTGCCAACTAAACTTGTCCTCATAAAACCATGGTATGAGACAATTTattagcaaaaacaaaaaaaaatacgcgaTTGCACAAGCAAAACTGAACCACTATTACAATCGTTTACTGAAGAATTACTCTTCGAGTAACACGACGCCGTGCTTCTTAAAGTCTACATGTGCAGATCGGAAAATGAACTTGAGGTAAACGCTCAtagtaattgaaaattttccgaTCCCAAATTATTGATGTATCAAATTGACGAAGACTACGAAATGTTGCAGTACACTGAAATCTCCTCAACCAAAGGAACCTTATTGTAAACCGAATCTCACTAATAGATGCAAAATTAACAAAGGAGTTAAACGAACGATCCATTCAAAAGATATATCAGAAAGTGAAACTGGACTTGAAAAAACTTTCTAAAATCCCCGAGGCTACAACAGTAAAGAAGCCTACGAAAAGGAAATCGTCTGttcaaagaattcaaaatacggattcgtctttttcaaataagggAGGAATGAGAGTAGACTTCTCCGCTATTAACAAATTCGCATACTAACTTCGGTAAAGGTTAATAGGgttttcattaaaagaaattaacattATTCTTTAACTAACACgaaatattcatttccttcAAATAAGGGAGGAATGTAACGGTTGCTTGACCGTTCACTTAGCGACAGCCTCGACACACTCCTTAATAGGTAGTAGCTGGCAACCCGCACGCCAGATGCACGTGATCAACACATATCTGGATCGTCTGGAAACTGACCTCCAGTCTGTGCCCGCAAGGCACAGCCACGTCAGCAACCCACCACTACTTAAGCGGAGCCCACCTGAGACTCCGGGGAGACTATACGATGTACACTGTTACTGTATGTAACATCTAGACCTGTGTCTCGTCAATACAAGCTGTTCTCCCATACTTTGAGTTCGTCCATTTACTCATTGTAACTACCTGTTACACTCTCCAAGAAAGGATATATTTACACGCAAACACTTACAGTACTTACCTATAAAGTTTTAGAACGCgtgagagaaccttatggaatTAGGCAATTTTCTCGGCGCTcccaaaaatggaatttcgtCGGAGAGAAAGATAAAGTTTTCATCTTCAAATAAATCACAGTTTAGAATCGCTTGTTAAACAAGTgaagtttgaaaattaatcGCGGTACAATGTAACCCCTACTGTGATGGCCTTTAAGTTAGAAACGGTCAAAACTAGAAAGATGGGATGAGTTTTAAAATTGCTTTCTCTTATAACTCTTCCACTTCTACTATTATTTGATGCCTATAATTAGTAAATCGTATAACTTTAAGGCATCTGTTCAAATGCCtagaataatattttcctggaaaatattgaaaaagcaAGATAAACACAACTGGTGCATATAGTAAATATGTAgtgtaaaatatttgtatttaaaatctgAAACAATGTACATCGATGCAGTGAAATTTATAAGTATACATTTTGAGATGAAAAATTGCATAATATATACAAAATGAGACagttttcctttaaaaataaacttttgtgTGGCTGCTGATGCTATTTAGaacttttgatttaaaatatttctgaatatTCGCCTGGCGAAAGCCAGATTGGCGTTGTTCCCAAGTCACATTAAAATATTGTAGATTTTAAATAGATCAGCTGCGcatcaacatcattttttGCATAAAAATAGTACACACAAATATGTAGAGAAAATTAAGTAAGTAAAATCACTTTTGGTTAACATAAGGAACACAAGAAACACCTTTATTTTGTAATATATCTGTCTTTTTTACCGTATTATTTCTGTGATAGTGATTCAGTTGTATGCCTCAAAATCACGCTCTTCTTTAGTATTAGTTGACCGGTAATCTTCATCAGATTTTGTTAAAGTTTTGCTGACTGCAGAGTTCggatattgtttgttttcatatttatcCTCGTCGTTTTGTTGTTCGCCAGAGGAGATCACAAAAAGTTTCTCGTTTAAATCGTAGAGACCTGTTGCTTTGGAGCAATCGAATTCATACCACCAAACACAGACGAAATGTTCCTGACTAAAAATAGTTCCGTTTGGACAGAGGAAGCTCCATTGACGATCCCCTAAACAAATATGGAAAACTTGACAACGGGCAGATACATCGGCATAATAGCCTGGCAGACGTTGCTCTGAACaattaaattgattgtttGGAAGTTCAGAAAAGATGGGATAATCGGTTCCAGGCTCTCCCGGAATCGCAGAGTAATCTCCCTCACTTTCAGATCCATCGTGGTCGCCAGTTTTATAGTTCTCTGCGATAGCTGCAAAAGATTTGGATGAGTCAGCTTTTTCGTTTAGTTTAGAGTTGTAAGTGGAAAGATAATCAGCAGGTGATTCAATGGGTTGGGTTTTATAATTTGACTTATTTCCCGTGCTGATTGTTGGATAATTTGTGGAACTTGAGCTTTTTTCAATAGACGAATACTCAGTCAAAACTGGGTTGGCTGAAGACGGCCTAACATCAACTGATAGATACTGGTCTGTACTGGTACCAGATTGATAACTAGGGGAATTTCCTTGCTTCTGATAGGAATTCTCATGTTCCACTGGGTCGGAAATGACATAAACTCGATCGTTTGACTTATCCACAGAACTTGGACCAGTATTGGCATAACTAACATAAGGTGTTTCACCAGGAACAAGCACTGAAGTTGGTTTCGTGTTGTAAGCCTTAGCAGGATATTGATTACTGTTGCTTTGTCCTTGAGTAGTTGAAATTGGACTCTGCTCATAAGAAGTAGGGCTGGTGTATCCCCTTTGTGTTAAATGTGTAGATGTCGCCAATGAGGAATGGGTGGTGGATTCCTCATACCTAGATGTAGTACTGTAATAGGATGATGTTCTCTCTTGGGGAGGAATTTTATATGTTTTAGTTGTGGTTTTAGTTGTAGACTCAGTTGAGTATTTCAACGGCGCCGTGGCCTTAGTCAAAAGAACTGATGGTGACTCGGTTTGAGGATAAGACTTTAATTCTTGTGTGGAATATGGCGATTTGGTCACTGGAGAAATAGACGCAGACTTTGGTTGGTAAGGTTTTGAAGTAGGAACGTAATTtggaacattttgttttttagtatCTTCGGTATGTGGTAATAGAGACTCGATTTCTCTGTAGAATCCTGGGGCAGAATAACCTGGATTTTTGCTTTCACTGGTGTTagattctttattctttttgtaagGTTCACTTGAGGGTTTTTCTTCCGAGCTAAAAGAAGGAAGACTCGGGgaattaaatttcttcttattttcagtGTCCGGAGAAGAATCAACTTCCTTGTGGGAGAGGGAGGCAGAAGGAACTGAAACCTTTGGTTCACTTTCGTCCACATGCGACACTTGTGATAGCTTTTTGTCATAAGATTCTTTTGAAGGTTTTTGTTCCTGTGTGCCATGAGAACTACTTGAAACGTAAGATGGGGCatcaagtttcttcttttcttcgtaaTCTGACAGAGACTCGGCTTTCTTGTAGGACTGAGGAATAGGATAAACTGttgttttcgatttttctttctctacatTTAAAACATCATGTGGTTTACTCGTTGAAGGTTTATCACTCACGGTTTTGTATTGTGGTGTGGAATAAAGAGATTTGGGgatatcttctttcttcttgttttcggTAGCGGGCGAAGATTTCACATATTTCGATGATGGGGTTTCAGAATAACCTGAATACTTTAACTTGATTTTGTCCAcattatattctttcttttcagtaTAAGAATGTTCTTTCTGTGCATAAGATTCACTTACTTCAGCTGCGGAGGATGGTGTTGTAATCTCTGATTTTGTGGGTgtcttcaaataaatttcggTTGATGGGTAGGCTTTTGTTTCCTTATAGGTAGAAGAAACAGTAGGTTTTGAAATGGATGGTTGGGTCGTCTGGTATTTTAACGTTTCTCCTTTTGAATATGAATTATGTTCTGGATAGCTCGCAGAATCAGATACGTACGCAGATGCATAAATCGTTGATTTTAAAGGGGAAATGTAGACTGGAACGGTTTCTGGCAACTTGACAACAGAGACATTAGAAACTGCAGACTGAGATTGACTTTTGTGGTGTTGATTATCCGTGGGAAGCTTTTTTCCATATTGGTGGGGTTTCGTAAGTTGAGCTTGCTGGACAGGATAGGGTGATTTTGCAGGATCGATATTTTGTTGATACGTTACTGTCGATTTAGGGTTTACGGATATGGTCGGATTTGTCTTTAATGCGGGATTCGCTGCCTTTGTGTTTTGCATTGATGGAGGAATTGATTTTCCACTCTGGAAGGACGTTTCAGGGAAATTGGAGTAATGGTTAGGTATTTGAAGGGAATTTGGCCCAACACCAAATACTACTATTCCAGGTCTCGGGGCAGCTGGGCGAACAGGCAATTGTCTTTGTGCCGAAGCTGTTGAATAAACGTTCGAGGGAGTGTGATAATTGTTGTGTGGAACGTGTAGTTGTGGTAGTTGTTGAGTTGGCAAATTTTGATTCTGATAGGCTTGAACCGAAGGTATAATCCGACgaccttttcctcttttctacATTTGGTAACAAATTTAGACGCGAATTAATACATAttaataaacttaaatatttttattcggtttaaaatgcaaattatttttgttactactaattatttatttttgttcattgatTTCTAAATAAGTAGGACCTGAAATATAAAACTTACGTGTGAAATGGCGTCTGTGATGTCAAGTATtcctgaaattttaaatatgtataaatgtaaaaattgtttcttgactCAATATAAAATACttcaataaaaagtaaaatggtAGATAAACTTAATCAATGTATTTATGAACtcaatctcatttgtgttccgtttgaaaataaatcattacTTCAGATTGGTAAACCATTATAGGGCTCTTtgggatctgttttcttttgccgtttaTCTGGCAACACAGCATGGCTGTGCACTTTTGTAGCGCGAGAacgaggagaagaaggagaatgggacgaatgggggagatGAGGAAACGttggtcccctttttttcgtacgccctcctccctcccattcgccccattctccctcttctccccgttctcgcgctacAAAAGTGCACAGCCATgttgcgttgccagataaaacggcaaaagaaaacagatcccaAAGAGCCCTATAATTGttcagaattatttttatttagttgaataataacataattggtcttgaaatcaatcaatcaaaagataatttttaacacgaattttatcattttaaatttcaaataatggaaattgattgaaaaatatttgctatttttgtttactcatcAGCATTTAAATTAGCAAATattctttaataatttatttacttaaaattATAATCACTTATTTCGTACTTTAAAAAGGGTTCTTACCTAAAACCAAGATGGTGAAAACCAAAGGTCTGGCCGCGAACATTTTTACAGATTAGTCGAAGATAGATGATtatataaatctaaaaataattaaacaatgaATGTTTTACGGTAAAATAATCTGTACATTgacttgaaaaatagaaactaggCAAACTGAAAAATATCTATCTAAAATCACATTAATTCCTGGAACTTTGAGGAAGCAAATACTATTCGATACCGATGTGGATAAACCaatactttaaaataatagCTGGAAAACaaagagttgtttttttctaaaaaatataaaattaccTTTAATTCTCTGTTTTGAACTACTCTTATTACACTGTACTGCTTTGAAGGTGTGGAAGTGATATGATTTCCTATCAACAATTTGAGTGACTCTTATACCACGTGAAATGAAAGTTTTCGTTTTAGTTGCGAACATTACGCAATACAAAAACCAAAGGGCTGGACTCCAACAAATTCACGTGAATCGATGACTGCCGCAAGGTCCACCTGAAAAAGTTACTTGTTAAGTACAATGACATCCACTTCGTAAAGTATAATTTAGTATCAACTAACTTTTTTGTCCTCAGTGtatcattctttctttttgggcctAAACTACGCTGtgtttaaattatatttagtgactttaattattttacgcCTTCCCAATTAAATGACCATAAATCATTTTAAGGAATTTACGAAAGAATTTCTATATCTATTTTGTAGCTTGAAGAGTAAATGTGCACTTCAATTGTTAATACGCAGAAACCTGTTTAGCCTGTTCGGTATAGAATTATTGTTAGAGGTCATAAAAAGAGGGTGTTTTtatgtaaaatatatttattctcttttacccaagaaggaaattttttatttgacgagAGAAAGTTGACGAAAAGATTCGTGGTTTCAATGTTTTTCCTTGATGGCAGGCAGAGAGTTGAATTGGAAAAGCTAGCCTTTCCATAGTTGACAACGcccaaataattattttaatgaaaacttttgaaaaattattttggtgTTCAACTCAATTGAAGATTATAAAAATCTGGATAAATTAGCTATTTAAGGTTCTTCTTATTATCTAACTGGCGCAATATTTCATAAAATGCGCCTCATGATTATGTTGTCTTCTATTATCAATTATTAATCGAAGATAAAGACTTATTTCATGcacaaaattaattctatGTGTTTTTATGTCATGTAAAAATTACCAATGTCGCAGGCACTGATGCATAATTCATCctcgaaatttaatttttttcttggtttctgttttctttgttgagtTAGTTTTTGTCTAGTTTCTCGCCGTCTTcttcaaattaacattttcattgTCCTCTTCATCTTAGTTGTGATATTttacaatatatataaatgccGTTCCCTACTTGGAGAAATCTGCTAGATTCTCCAATTTAGATTATTCCAAAAGTTATCACAATTGGCTCCATAGGTTTGGCCCTTCTCGAATCTGTCGGCTTTTATTGTCGTGGATCCGTAGTAAATTCATTAAACCACATAGGCGTTCTCCAAAGATCGATTTTAATAGTCTCTTActgattcaaataaatttatagctGAATGAGAGCTTTGCGGTTTTGGTAGTGGTAGCGTAACTCCCTTCTTGTTGGAGAATGTAACTCGTTCATGTCTTATTGACAAGAAAATGGTATATGTGAGGGAGTTTggttctgattgttttacctTATTGAATGTGATTGTTTAATAACCCTGTGAAAAACTGCAAAAGCAATGACGCAATTTTCAAACTAAACTGTTTTTCATtctccaaaatttgtttgggttTTATAGTTTCCGCATTGAACTTTGTAATATTTACATTGAAAACTATCAAACACCCATTTTGCTGATGTATTTTGGTAAAAAATCGAGTTTAGTTTTGattctgaattaaaacaatgcaaacggggaaaacaacagcagagtGCTTCTCtagttgaatttatttctataaaattTGGGAAGGTTTAGAAATACTTGTTTAGCCTCTCCAAGAAAGGATATATCTACACGCAAACACTTACAGTACTTACCTATAAAGTTTTAGAACGCgtgagagaaccttatggaatTAGGCAATTTTCTCGGCGCTcccaaaaatggaatttcgtCGGAGAGAAAGATAAAGTTTTCATCTTCAAATAAATCACAGTTTAGAATCGCTTGTTAAACAAGTgaagtttgaaaattaatcGCGGTACAATGTAACCCCTACTGTGATGGCCTTTAAGTTAGAAACGGTCAAAACTAGAAAGATGGGATGAGTTTTAAAATTGCTTTCTCTTATAACTCTTCCACTTCTACTATTATTTGATGCCTATAATTAGTAAATCGTGTAACTTTAAGGCATCTGTTCAAATGCCtagaataatattttcctggaaaatattgaaaaagcaAGATAAACACAACTGGTGCATATAGTAAATATGTAgtgtaaaatatttgtatttaaaatctgAAACAATGTACATCGATGCAGTGAAATTTATAAGTATACATTTTGAGATGAAAAATTGCATAACATATACAAAATGAGACagttttcctttaaaaataaacttttgtgTGGCTGCTGATGCTATTTagaacttttaatttaaaatatttctgaatatTCGCCTGGCGAAAGCCAGATTGGCGTTGTAACCAAGTCACATTAAAATATTGTAGATTTTAAATAGATCAGCTGCGcatcaacatcattttttGCATAAAAATAGTACACACAAATATGTAGAGAAAATTAAGTAAGTAAATCACTTTTGGTTAACATAAGGAACACAAGAAACACCTTTATTTTGTAATATATCTGTCTTTTTTACCGTATTATTTCTGTGATAGTGATTCAGTTGT
Encoded proteins:
- the LOC124199725 gene encoding adhesive plaque matrix protein-like yields the protein MFAARPLVFTILVLGILDITDAISHKRGKGRRIIPSVQAYQNQNLPTQQLPQLHVPHNNYHTPSNVYSTASAQRQLPVRPAAPRPGIVVFGVGPNSLQIPNHYSNFPETSFQSGKSIPPSMQNTKAANPALKTNPTISVNPKSTVTYQQNIDPAKSPYPVQQAQLTKPHQYGKKLPTDNQHHKSQSQSAVSNVSVVKLPETVPVYISPLKSTIYASAYVSDSASYPEHNSYSKGETLKYQTTQPSISKPTVSSTYKETKAYPSTEIYLKTPTKSEITTPSSAAEVSESYAQKEHSYTEKKEYNVDKIKLKYSGYSETPSSKYVKSSPATENKKKEDIPKSLYSTPQYKTVSDKPSTSKPHDVLNVEKEKSKTTVYPIPQSYKKAESLSDYEEKKKLDAPSYVSSSSHGTQEQKPSKESYDKKLSQVSHVDESEPKVSVPSASLSHKEVDSSPDTENKKKFNSPSLPSFSSEEKPSSEPYKKNKESNTSESKNPGYSAPGFYREIESLLPHTEDTKKQNVPNYVPTSKPYQPKSASISPVTKSPYSTQELKSYPQTESPSVLLTKATAPLKYSTESTTKTTTKTYKIPPQERTSSYYSTTSRYEESTTHSSLATSTHLTQRGYTSPTSYEQSPISTTQGQSNSNQYPAKAYNTKPTSVLVPGETPYVSYANTGPSSVDKSNDRVYVISDPVEHENSYQKQGNSPSYQSGTSTDQYLSVDVRPSSANPVLTEYSSIEKSSSSTNYPTISTGNKSNYKTQPIESPADYLSTYNSKLNEKADSSKSFAAIAENYKTGDHDGSESEGDYSAIPGEPGTDYPIFSELPNNQFNCSEQRLPGYYADVSARCQVFHICLGDRQWSFLCPNGTIFSQEHFVCVWWYEFDCSKATGLYDLNEKLFVISSGEQQNDEDKYENKQYPNSAVSKTLTKSDEDYRSTNTKEERDFEAYN